ACGTGGCTCAGCTGGTAGAGCACAACCTTGCCAAGGTTGGGGTCGCGGGTTCGAATCCCGTCGTCCGCTCCATCGTTTTTTCGAAGGTCGGCCGGAGGGTCCCACACCGAGGGCCTGATTGGTCGACTTTTTTGATTCGGCGCAGTAGGCGCCTTCATACGGCGACGTGGCCAAGTGGCAAGGCAGGGGCCTGCAAAGCCCTTATCCCCAGTTCGAATCTGGGCGTCGCCTCCAAGTACATACTGACAACCGGCAGGTACATTCTGCTGGTTGTCTGCGTTTCTCAAGGGTGCTCCCATGCTGGTAAACTACCGAAGGGCCATCAGCCCGATAGCTAGGGGACAGCTACTGAAAGCAGATCGCGCCATATGCGTATCGGATTCTTTACTGACACGTACACCCCGCAGATCAATGGGGTAGTTACGTCAATTCGCCTCTTCAAAACGGCTCTCGAGGCTCGGGGGCATCAGGTCTATGTGTTCGCGCCCGAGCCCGGAGCTCCAGACGACACCGAAGACATCGTGCGCTTCCTGTCTATCCCATTCGTCTTCCAGCCGGAGATGCGTTTCGCCTCCCCCATCTCTTTCGAGGCGCTGAGGTTGCTGGACCATATTGATCTTGACATCGTCCACGCCCACGACCCATTCAGCATCGGTCTCTTCGGCCTCAACATCGCTCGGCGACAGAAGATCCCGTACGTGCATACGTACCACACTATGTATCCGGAGTATGTTCACTACGTCTGGGAGACGAAACTGACAAAGCGCCTCGCCGAGAGACTCTCCCGGGACTACTGTGACGCGTGCGACTCTGTGGTCGCTCCGTCGACGAAGGTCGAGGAGTATCTACTTGGTTGGGGCGTCTCGGCACCGATCGAAATCATCGCAACCGGCGTCGACATCGACAAGTATGCCGCAGAGGATCCTGACCGTGTCGACGTATTGCGCAAACGGCTCGGACTGGCGCCCGAGGACCGAATCGCATTGTTTGTCGGACGCCTGGGCCGTGAGAAGAACGTCGAAACACTGGTGCGCGCCATATGGCACTGCGAATGCCCGGCTGTGAAACTGCTGATCGTAGGTGATGGCCCCCACCGCCGGGAGCTCGAGGAGCTCACTGATGAACTGGATCTGAGGGGTCGCGTTGTCTTTGCGGGCTATCTTGAGCGCGATGACACAATCGCTGCGTACCACCTCGCACACATCTTTGCCTTCGCATCGACGAGCGAGACACAGGGCCTCGTCGTGGGTGAAGCGATGGCTGCCGGGCTACCCGTTGTAGCCGCCGAGGACAAGGCCGTGGAAGACTTCGTGATCGACGGTACGTGCGGGCTCGTAGTGCCTGGGATACCTGACAGACTCGCGGCCGCTATGGACGCGCTTCTCTTGGACGAGCCGCGACGGCTCGAGTATGCGGCGGCGGCGACACTGCGCGCACAGGAGTTCTCTATCGCTCGCGAAGCTGCGCGCCTCGAAGCGCACTATCTCCGGGCGATAGAGAACTATCACCCGAGATCGTTCCTGCCCACCCTGCCCGAGTTGCGACGCGCACTGAAGCCGATGCCGAAGCACAAGAAGACGGCTGAAGGGTCTACGAAACCCCCTAGGACGCGTACTTGAGTAGGACTCGCTTCGACTGTTCGATACGGGAGAGGCCCCGTTCGATCTCGCGCGGGTCGGCGATGTTCTCAATCGCCCACTTCACGATCTCCAAGGGAACGTTCGGATAGCGCTTCCGCGCCTGCAACTGGGTCATTGCTACTCCTCTTACTGCGACTGCTGCTGCGACTACTGCTGCTGTGATGACCCTACCTGTTGAAGTGTGCTACCGAAACGCCACTACCGTCAACCAAGCCAGGCCGATCGAGTGTCGTGTCTCCTATCAACCGAGCAGATCATGCTTCATGCCGAGGACGTCCAGCACCTTGCCGACAACGAATCCGATCAGATCATCGACGGATGTGGGGCGATGATAGAACGCCGGCATGGCCGGAACCACAATTGCGCCCGCCTCGGCAGCGGCGGTCAGATTGCGCAAATGTATCAGCGAGAGAGGAGTCTCGAGCGGAACCAGGACCAGCGGACGGCGCTCCTTGAGCATGAAATCCGCAGCGCGCTCTGACAAGTCGCCGACAAGCCCGTGTGCCACTCCCGCAACGAATCCCATTGAGCACGGCGCGACGATCATTGCGTCCAAGCGATATGTGTCCGAGACGATTCTGTCGGACCTGTACTCCGGCCCCACCACTCGCAGGTTCGCAGCACTCGGCAACTCCAGAAACGCCGCCAGCGCAACCGCCGCGACACCCGGGCCGCCGATCGGCAACTCGAATCCGAGCTCCGAAGCGGCAACGTCCCGTCCCGCATCCGAGAAGATGATGGTGGTCTCATGGCCCTTGAGCGCAAGTTGCTCGATAAGGCGCATACCATATGCGCTTCCGGACGCCCCAGTGATCACAACAGCGTACTTACCCACCGAATTCACTCCCCTGATGTCTGTAAACGATCAGCACTGGCGTCTGCGCTGACTCCTGTGACGGTCACAATCCAAGTGTGCGTTCGATGTCGTCCAGAGTGCACATGACGCGCTCTTCTCGGCTGCTCGACAAGGCCCGGCGGTCAATGAGCACAGGTCGCATCCCCGCCGCCCGCGCGCCGATGATGTCCGCATACTGGTGATCGCCCACGTGCGCCGCATCTGCAGGGACAACGCCCATGCGTGCGCAGGCGAGTTCGAATATGCGCGGATCCGGCTTGCGCAACCCCACTTCCGCCGAAGAAACCACCTCCTCGACGAATTGGTCGAGACCCAGGCCGTTAATGATTGTCTTGAGCCTGCGATCCCAGTTGGAGATCAGACCAATCCGCAGACCACGCGCTTTCAGCCGCCCAAGAGCAGGCCGCACATCGTCATAGGCCCTCCAGCGCGACGGATCCCCAAACTCATCGTAGACGCGGCGAGCGATGCGCTCAGGGCTGTCCTGAATGCCGAGGTTGCGGCACAAAAACGAGTACATCCCCACCCATACTTGCGACGTTTCCTCTTCGCTGGTCCAGAACGTGTCATCCGAGCGGTATCGATCCTCGTAGTACTCGTCAACCAGCGGCATCAGCGCATCGATCGCCGAGAGATCGTGAATGTGACCGTCCTCGGCAAGAACTTGTCGGCATACCTCCGCAACACTCGGATGAGGGTAGAGCAACGTGTTGCCTACGTCGAAAAACACGACCTCGAGAGGATGGCCACCCAGCTCAGGACTCGCCATCACTGTGTCCATCTTGTCGATGCTTCTCAAGCCGAACCAGCGTTCCGCCGTCTCTTGGGCACTCGAAGTCGACCCGATCCATCAATGCTCTCATGAACATGACGCCTCGGCCACTCGATGCATACAAGTCATCACAGGGTGTCTGTGCGGCGCCGTCGAAACCCCGTCCGTTGTCGAGGACTTCAAGCACCACCCGATCTCCATAGGCCAAGATGCGAACCGCCACACTCGGAACTCCGTCAATGGGCTTGCCGTGCCGCACTGCGTTGGCGAGAGCCTCGCCCAAGGCCACCTTGATGTCGAAGATTGCTGAGTCCGGAAAACCCAGAGTTTTTACTATCCCGCTGACTTCTTCTCGTGCTTCCGCCAGCCGGTTCACATCCGAGGCGACGAACAGCTCCCTAGTCCATAGTGGCTCGCTCGTGACTTCGGAAAGCTCAAGTCCACTGATCGCCTCGCTGACATCCGGGCTCATTGTGATCGAAACGGCTACGTGTATCAGTCCGGACAACTCGAGAATGCGCGCTATATCCGAGTTCGCCCCAGCAAGCACCAGACGTCCACCCCGTGGTTTCAGTTGGTGATCCAGCCACACCAGGAGTCCGAGGGCCGAACTGTCCGCATAGACCACATCAGTCAGGTCGAGTACGAGATCGGAACAACCACCATCGAGCACGCTCGCCAGATCAGCCCGCAACTCGGGCACCACCGCCGTGTCGATATCGCCCGACAAGCCCACCACGCAGACACGTGTGTCATTGTGTAGCCTAACGTCGAACGGGGCCATTGCT
This portion of the Coriobacteriia bacterium genome encodes:
- a CDS encoding glycosyltransferase family 4 protein; this translates as MRIGFFTDTYTPQINGVVTSIRLFKTALEARGHQVYVFAPEPGAPDDTEDIVRFLSIPFVFQPEMRFASPISFEALRLLDHIDLDIVHAHDPFSIGLFGLNIARRQKIPYVHTYHTMYPEYVHYVWETKLTKRLAERLSRDYCDACDSVVAPSTKVEEYLLGWGVSAPIEIIATGVDIDKYAAEDPDRVDVLRKRLGLAPEDRIALFVGRLGREKNVETLVRAIWHCECPAVKLLIVGDGPHRRELEELTDELDLRGRVVFAGYLERDDTIAAYHLAHIFAFASTSETQGLVVGEAMAAGLPVVAAEDKAVEDFVIDGTCGLVVPGIPDRLAAAMDALLLDEPRRLEYAAAATLRAQEFSIAREAARLEAHYLRAIENYHPRSFLPTLPELRRALKPMPKHKKTAEGSTKPPRTRT
- a CDS encoding UbiX family flavin prenyltransferase; its protein translation is MGKYAVVITGASGSAYGMRLIEQLALKGHETTIIFSDAGRDVAASELGFELPIGGPGVAAVALAAFLELPSAANLRVVGPEYRSDRIVSDTYRLDAMIVAPCSMGFVAGVAHGLVGDLSERAADFMLKERRPLVLVPLETPLSLIHLRNLTAAAEAGAIVVPAMPAFYHRPTSVDDLIGFVVGKVLDVLGMKHDLLG
- a CDS encoding HAD-IA family hydrolase, with the translated sequence MDTVMASPELGGHPLEVVFFDVGNTLLYPHPSVAEVCRQVLAEDGHIHDLSAIDALMPLVDEYYEDRYRSDDTFWTSEEETSQVWVGMYSFLCRNLGIQDSPERIARRVYDEFGDPSRWRAYDDVRPALGRLKARGLRIGLISNWDRRLKTIINGLGLDQFVEEVVSSAEVGLRKPDPRIFELACARMGVVPADAAHVGDHQYADIIGARAAGMRPVLIDRRALSSSREERVMCTLDDIERTLGL
- a CDS encoding anti-sigma factor antagonist (This anti-anti-sigma factor, or anti-sigma factor antagonist, belongs to a family that includes characterized members SpoIIAA, RsbV, RsfA, and RsfB.) yields the protein MAPFDVRLHNDTRVCVVGLSGDIDTAVVPELRADLASVLDGGCSDLVLDLTDVVYADSSALGLLVWLDHQLKPRGGRLVLAGANSDIARILELSGLIHVAVSITMSPDVSEAISGLELSEVTSEPLWTRELFVASDVNRLAEAREEVSGIVKTLGFPDSAIFDIKVALGEALANAVRHGKPIDGVPSVAVRILAYGDRVVLEVLDNGRGFDGAAQTPCDDLYASSGRGVMFMRALMDRVDFECPRDGGTLVRLEKHRQDGHSDGES